One window from the genome of Anabaena sphaerica FACHB-251 encodes:
- the secA gene encoding preprotein translocase subunit SecA, whose product MLKFLLGDPNARKLKKYQPYITEINLLEEDIKALSDDELKGKTAEFRQRLAKGESLDDILPEAFAVVRESGRRVLGLRHFDVQLLGGVILHSGQIAEMKTGEGKTLVATLPSYLNALTGKGVHVITVNDYLARRDAEWMGQVHRFLGLSVGLIQATMSPTERKKNYDCDITYVTNSEIGFDYLRDNMATSMAEVVQRPFNYCVIDEVDSILVDEARTPLIISGQVERPTEKYLQAAEIAFTLKKDEHYEVNEKDRNVLLTDEGFAEAENLLGVTDLFDPENPWAHFVFNAIKAKELFLKDVNYIVRNDEVVIVDEFTGRVLPGRRWSDGLHQAIEAKEHVDIQPETQTLATITYQNLFLLYPKLGGMTGTAKTEEVEFEKIYKLEVTIIPTNRVRRREDLSDMVFKTEPGKWQAIARECAEMHENGRPVLVGTTSVEKSELLSRLLKEINIPHELLNARPENVEREAEIVAQAGRRGAVTIATNMAGRGTDIILGGNSEYMARLKLREYFMPRIVSPEDEDTFGMQRASGLPTGHGGGQGFVPGKKVKTWRASPEIFPTQLSKETEQLLKEAVEVAVKEYGERSLPELEAEDKIAVAAEKAPTDDPVIQKLRSAYQRIKQEYEEFTSSEHDDVVSRGGLHVIGTERHESRRIDNQLRGRAGRQGDPGTTRFFLSLEDNLLRIFGGDRVAGLMNAFQVEEDMPIESGMLTRSLEGAQKKVETYYYDIRKQVFEYDEVMNNQRRAIYAERRRVLEGQDLKEQVIKYAEKTMDDIVDYYINPDLPSEEWELEKLVDKVKEFVYLLADMQSSQLEDMGVPEIKAFLHEQARIAYDMKEAQIDQIQPGLMRQAERFFILQRIDTLWREHLQQMDALRESVGLRGYGQKDPLIEYKSEGYELFLDMMVNIRRDVVYSLFMFQPQPQPTVQTSEMV is encoded by the coding sequence ATGCTAAAATTTCTGTTGGGCGATCCCAACGCTCGTAAACTTAAAAAATACCAGCCTTACATTACAGAAATTAACCTCTTAGAGGAAGACATTAAAGCACTCTCTGATGATGAGTTAAAAGGTAAAACCGCTGAATTTAGACAACGACTGGCTAAAGGTGAAAGTCTGGATGATATTTTACCAGAGGCTTTTGCTGTTGTCAGGGAATCAGGACGGCGTGTGTTAGGTTTGAGACACTTTGATGTGCAATTATTAGGTGGGGTGATTCTCCACTCTGGACAAATTGCCGAAATGAAAACTGGTGAAGGTAAAACCTTGGTGGCTACCTTACCGAGTTATTTAAATGCCCTGACAGGTAAAGGTGTTCACGTTATCACCGTTAATGATTACCTGGCACGTCGGGACGCAGAATGGATGGGTCAGGTGCATCGGTTCTTGGGTTTAAGTGTGGGGCTGATTCAAGCCACCATGAGTCCGACGGAACGCAAGAAAAACTATGACTGTGATATTACTTATGTAACTAACAGTGAAATTGGTTTTGACTACCTACGGGATAATATGGCTACCTCTATGGCTGAGGTGGTGCAACGTCCGTTTAATTATTGTGTTATTGACGAAGTAGATTCGATTTTAGTTGATGAAGCCCGGACTCCGTTAATTATTTCTGGTCAGGTGGAAAGACCGACAGAAAAATACCTGCAAGCGGCAGAAATTGCCTTCACACTCAAAAAAGATGAACATTACGAAGTTAATGAAAAGGATCGTAATGTTCTCTTAACTGATGAAGGTTTTGCAGAAGCAGAAAATCTGTTGGGTGTGACAGATTTATTTGACCCGGAAAATCCTTGGGCGCATTTTGTCTTTAATGCGATTAAGGCTAAGGAGTTGTTCCTCAAGGATGTAAATTATATTGTCCGCAATGATGAAGTTGTGATTGTGGATGAATTTACAGGTCGGGTACTACCGGGACGACGCTGGAGTGATGGTTTACACCAAGCTATTGAAGCAAAGGAACACGTAGACATTCAGCCAGAAACTCAAACTTTGGCAACTATTACCTATCAAAACCTGTTTTTGCTGTATCCCAAGTTGGGGGGGATGACAGGAACAGCAAAGACGGAAGAAGTGGAGTTTGAGAAGATTTACAAACTCGAAGTGACGATTATTCCTACCAACCGGGTGAGAAGACGGGAAGACTTGTCTGATATGGTGTTTAAGACCGAACCTGGAAAATGGCAAGCGATCGCTAGAGAATGTGCGGAAATGCACGAAAATGGTAGACCTGTGTTAGTGGGTACAACCAGTGTCGAAAAATCCGAACTTCTTAGCCGACTCCTCAAGGAAATAAATATTCCCCACGAGTTACTTAACGCTAGACCGGAAAACGTAGAACGGGAAGCGGAAATTGTCGCCCAAGCGGGACGCAGAGGTGCTGTAACTATCGCCACCAACATGGCGGGACGGGGTACAGACATCATCCTGGGTGGTAACTCCGAATATATGGCGCGGTTGAAGTTGCGGGAATATTTTATGCCCCGTATCGTTAGTCCAGAAGATGAAGATACCTTTGGTATGCAAAGGGCTTCGGGACTACCAACTGGTCATGGTGGTGGACAGGGTTTTGTTCCTGGTAAAAAGGTGAAAACTTGGCGGGCTTCCCCGGAAATTTTCCCCACTCAGTTGTCAAAGGAGACTGAACAGCTATTAAAAGAAGCTGTGGAAGTGGCGGTGAAGGAGTACGGTGAACGCAGTTTACCGGAGTTGGAAGCGGAAGACAAGATCGCTGTAGCAGCGGAAAAAGCGCCTACAGATGATCCTGTAATTCAGAAGTTACGGTCAGCTTACCAGCGGATTAAGCAGGAGTATGAAGAGTTTACCAGCAGTGAACATGATGATGTGGTAAGCAGAGGCGGTTTACACGTGATTGGTACAGAACGCCATGAATCACGGCGGATTGATAACCAGTTACGCGGACGGGCGGGAAGACAAGGCGACCCCGGAACGACAAGGTTCTTCCTCAGTTTAGAGGATAACCTATTGCGGATCTTTGGGGGCGATCGCGTTGCAGGTTTAATGAATGCGTTCCAAGTAGAGGAAGATATGCCTATTGAGTCGGGTATGTTAACTCGCAGTTTGGAAGGCGCACAGAAAAAGGTCGAGACTTATTACTACGACATCCGTAAACAGGTGTTTGAGTATGACGAGGTGATGAATAACCAACGTCGTGCTATCTATGCGGAACGTCGGCGGGTGTTGGAAGGTCAAGATTTGAAGGAACAGGTAATTAAATACGCTGAAAAAACGATGGACGACATCGTTGATTATTACATCAACCCTGATTTACCTTCGGAAGAATGGGAGTTAGAAAAGTTGGTGGATAAGGTGAAGGAGTTTGTTTACCTATTGGCTGATATGCAGTCTAGTCAGTTGGAGGATATGGGAGTACCGGAAATTAAGGCTTTCCTCCATGAACAAGCGCGTATTGCCTATGATATGAAGGAAGCGCAAATCGACCAAATTCAACCGGGTTTGATGCGTCAAGCTGAACGGTTCTTTATTCTTCAACGCATAGATACTTTGTGGCGAGAACATCTGCAACAAATGGATGCTTTGCGTGAGTCGGTTGGTTTGCGTGGTTATGGTCAAAAAGACCCGCTGATTGAGTATAAGAGTGAGGGTTATGAGTTGTTCTTGGATATGATGGTGAATATCCGCCGTGATGTGGTTTATTCGCTATTTATGTTCCAGCCTCAACCTCAGCCTACTGTGCAGACTTCTGAGATGGTTTAG
- a CDS encoding DUF4238 domain-containing protein — MGNITINQHYVPQFLLRNFGWKAKKGIFRINIFDTKNCSVRHNQNIAKVFSQNFFYDQDNSIEKFLSEIETPTSILFEQIINGNFKSLENEDNKSLIMVFISSLLQRTPSALEKANEFINTNLNQGIVRQLLSLNGYDPNEANNGYFEFPQLVSDITLEGVINSILIKDLSFQIIKNETNLEFCISDHPVFAYNWLYRDLDHPSVTGITAKGFQIFLPLSPSITLCLYDSHVYKYGQKNQLITHIDNVNDIAIMNSFQIINSYSIIGFNSITTESHLKQLYERNKKIQLYKHENTIFDYRETEEGQIRYKTLNFTRQTKLKKMPSFISIKRKAKIDNNSFSYRNPELINQYLAVNKLHKNNTF, encoded by the coding sequence ATGGGAAATATAACTATAAATCAACATTATGTACCTCAATTCCTTTTAAGGAACTTTGGCTGGAAGGCAAAGAAAGGAATATTTAGAATCAATATTTTTGATACAAAAAACTGTAGTGTTAGACATAATCAGAACATTGCAAAAGTGTTTTCACAAAATTTCTTCTATGATCAAGATAATTCAATTGAAAAATTTTTAAGTGAGATTGAAACACCAACATCAATATTATTTGAGCAAATTATTAATGGAAACTTTAAGAGTTTAGAAAATGAAGATAATAAGTCATTAATAATGGTATTTATTTCATCTCTACTGCAACGAACACCAAGCGCATTAGAGAAAGCAAACGAATTTATTAATACAAATTTAAATCAGGGAATAGTAAGACAATTACTTAGCTTAAATGGGTATGATCCAAATGAGGCTAATAACGGTTATTTTGAATTTCCTCAGCTAGTCTCAGATATTACTCTAGAAGGAGTCATAAATTCTATACTGATCAAAGATTTAAGCTTTCAAATTATCAAGAATGAAACCAACTTAGAATTTTGCATATCAGACCATCCTGTTTTTGCTTACAATTGGCTATACAGAGATTTAGACCATCCATCTGTTACTGGCATTACTGCAAAAGGGTTTCAGATTTTTCTGCCATTGTCACCAAGTATTACACTGTGTTTATATGATTCTCATGTATATAAATATGGGCAAAAAAACCAATTAATAACTCATATTGACAATGTTAATGATATAGCAATTATGAATTCATTTCAAATTATAAATTCGTACTCAATAATAGGATTTAATTCCATAACCACTGAATCACATTTAAAGCAATTGTATGAAAGAAACAAGAAAATTCAACTTTATAAACATGAAAATACTATTTTTGATTATAGAGAGACTGAAGAAGGACAAATTAGATATAAAACTCTTAATTTTACACGACAAACAAAACTGAAAAAGATGCCCTCATTTATAAGTATAAAGAGGAAAGCTAAAATTGACAATAATTCATTCTCTTACAGAAATCCCGAACTGATTAATCAGTACCTAGCAGTTAATAAATTACACAAAAATAATACATTTTAA
- a CDS encoding AbrB/MazE/SpoVT family DNA-binding domain-containing protein, whose amino-acid sequence MNIFTQSHTTGKAVKTQIVKIGDSQGVFIPKTLLEQSGTPSELEIEVQGNHFIIRPVKQVRKGWEKAFIEMAENGDDVLL is encoded by the coding sequence GTGAATATATTTACTCAATCACATACAACGGGCAAAGCTGTTAAAACCCAAATAGTCAAAATCGGAGATTCGCAAGGTGTTTTTATTCCTAAAACACTGTTAGAACAAAGCGGAACTCCTTCAGAATTAGAAATAGAAGTTCAAGGAAATCATTTCATTATTCGCCCAGTTAAACAAGTAAGAAAGGGTTGGGAAAAAGCATTTATAGAAATGGCAGAAAACGGCGATGATGTTTTATTATGA
- a CDS encoding type II toxin-antitoxin system VapC family toxin, translating into MKRLTLMNGRYLLDTNIIIAFFADEIAVKNKLSQATEVFIPSIAVGELFYGARKSGRSKENIERIEEFIAKNTVLECNTETSRIYGEIKNQLRLKGRPLPENDIWIAAISLQYNLILVTRDAHFQEVENLQTVSWI; encoded by the coding sequence GTGAAAAGGTTGACTTTGATGAATGGTAGATACTTGCTCGATACTAATATCATTATTGCTTTCTTCGCTGATGAAATAGCAGTCAAGAACAAACTTTCACAAGCAACTGAAGTTTTCATTCCCAGTATTGCAGTAGGGGAATTGTTTTATGGTGCTAGAAAATCGGGACGTTCAAAAGAGAATATAGAACGTATTGAAGAATTTATCGCTAAAAATACTGTGCTTGAATGTAATACAGAAACATCTCGAATATACGGTGAAATCAAAAATCAGCTACGTTTGAAAGGTCGTCCCTTACCTGAAAATGATATTTGGATTGCCGCAATAAGTCTTCAATATAATCTAATTTTAGTTACACGCGATGCTCATTTTCAGGAAGTTGAAAATTTACAAACAGTTTCTTGGATATAG
- a CDS encoding Tab2/Atab2 family RNA-binding protein — MSLIWQVDFYRSPQKDATGQVLWELLICDAIRSFEYVATCPQSQANSNWLTEQFKLAAKEKLPDVIQVFRPQSLSLITAAGNNLGINVEATRHTLALKQWLEEKQYPTVIDKPPPTPLPENLWGEEWRFANIPAGDIVDEFAERPIPVLQIPEFLLPINLGLASTVPVPGVIIYGGRQSLRLARWLQEANPVSLNYITGAPNGLILEAGLVDRWILATFEDAEVTAAAKVYEQRKQLSKGLHFLLVQPDDSGMTFSGFWLLQEENLNNV; from the coding sequence ATGAGTCTAATTTGGCAAGTTGATTTTTATCGCAGTCCTCAAAAGGATGCAACCGGACAGGTATTATGGGAGTTGTTGATTTGTGATGCAATTCGCAGCTTTGAGTATGTCGCTACCTGTCCCCAGTCACAAGCAAATTCAAATTGGCTGACAGAACAGTTTAAATTAGCAGCTAAGGAAAAGTTACCTGATGTCATTCAGGTTTTTCGTCCTCAGTCTTTGAGTTTAATTACCGCTGCGGGAAATAACTTAGGTATTAATGTTGAAGCTACCCGTCACACTTTGGCGTTAAAACAATGGTTGGAAGAAAAGCAATATCCTACAGTCATTGATAAACCACCTCCAACACCTTTACCAGAAAATCTCTGGGGTGAAGAATGGCGCTTTGCAAATATTCCCGCAGGTGATATTGTGGATGAGTTTGCAGAACGTCCGATTCCTGTTTTGCAAATACCAGAATTTCTGCTACCAATTAATCTGGGTTTAGCGTCAACTGTTCCCGTTCCCGGTGTAATAATTTATGGGGGTAGACAATCTCTGCGTTTAGCAAGATGGTTACAAGAAGCCAATCCTGTCAGTTTAAATTATATCACAGGTGCGCCTAATGGTTTGATTTTAGAAGCTGGTTTGGTGGATAGATGGATTTTGGCAACTTTTGAAGATGCAGAAGTTACAGCAGCAGCTAAGGTCTATGAACAGCGCAAACAATTAAGTAAAGGTTTGCATTTTTTATTGGTGCAACCTGATGATTCGGGGATGACTTTCAGTGGTTTTTGGTTATTACAAGAGGAAAATCTAAATAATGTTTGA